The stretch of DNA AGAAGTCCTGTCAGCAGTGACTTCATCGGGATGGAATAGGTAGTGAACCGTGCTGGATCTAGGGTCATGTCCAGCCCTGCTGCCACCACAGGGATGATCAACCAACCAAGCGTTACTGCTGCCCCGGCCAGGACAATGACAGTGCCAATGAACTCCGGGTCAGTGAGGCCAAGGGCGCCAAGTCCCACAAGGACCATGGCCAGCACGCCCAGCCCGTACAAACCGCCAAGGATGAGGCCCACCAGTTGCCAGGNGCTGCGCTTGAGCGAATTACGCAGCAGAGTTAGTTTCAGCCTTACGAGGTGCGCAACCATGACAGCCCTGCACTTTCATTGCGTCCGCCAACTAACTCAACAAATTTCTCTTCCAGGCTTTGCTTGCCGCGCACATCATCCACTGTGCCCGCAGCTAAAACGTGTCCGCCAGCGATGACAGCAACATGGTCGCACATGCGCTGGACAAGGTCCATGACGTGGCTGGAAACTATGACGGTGCCACCGGAGTTAACGTAATCATGGAGAATATCGCGAATGTTCGCCGCCGAAACCGGGTCAACAGATTCAAAAGGTTCATCAAGCACCAGGAGTTTGGGGCATGAATCAATGCCGCTGCCAAAGCAATTTTTCGTCATACCCGCGGAGTAGTCAACTACAAGGGTCCCGGCATCCTTTGTCAGATCCAGGGCGGCCAAAAGGTCTTTGACCCTTGATGCCACGGTGTCCTTATCCATGCCCCGCAGCAGGCCCGCGTAGCTCACGAGCTGTTCGCCACTGAGCCTGTCAAAGAGGCGAACCCCGTCTGGGAGCAGGCCCATCAGGCGTTTGGATTTCAACGGCTCCTTCCAAACGTCCACTCCGTGAACCCAGACTTGTCCGGCATCCGGACGCAGCAACCCGTGGCCATGGACAACGAGGTGGTTTTCCTGCACCATTGGGCCCGACCAAGCCGTAGAAAGAGCCTGCAGGCACATCAAGATCGATGTTATCCACGGCAATCTTGGTGCCAAATCGTTTGGTTAATCCACGAAGGGAAAGCGCTGGTGCCCGTTCTTCGCTGGGGATGGCGCAAAGAATTGTTCATGGATAAACCCTAGCAATCCACGGACAAGTGGTGCTGGTCCAAAAGGATGACATTACGCGGGCACTTTGCGGTGTGGGAATCTTTGCCCGGTATAAATGCCAAGTCTGAGTAAAGCGTCCACCCCACCCCACAGGGCAAACACCGCAGGGCAAACGCCGCAGGGCAAACACCGCAGGGCAAACACCGCGTTTACAGCACACCAGCGGCGGGTAACCAGAAGAGCACGATCAAAGGAGCGCGATCAAAGCGCAAAATTGCCGGGGCCTCAAATAAAAACTGACCCTAGCTGCCAGGTGCACAGTGAACCGTGCATCTGGCAGCTAGCACCAGTGGAAAGCAGGTGCTGGTTGAAGCTCCGGAGCAGGAACCTCAATGAGCCTTTTAGAAAGTGCGCGTGCCAAAGCTTGGCGAGANNGGGAGACTCTGGGGTCGCTGACGCCTACGACGTCGTACAGTTCCAGGAGGCGGAGCCTGACGGTGTCACGTTCGGGGCCAAAGTGGGTGCCGATGTACTTCACCAGCCGCGCCAAGGCGTCTTCAACATGGCCGCCGGTGATGTCCAAATCAGCCACCGCCAGGGCAGCGTCCAGATCGTCCCGGTCCCCTGCTGCCCGGGTCCGGAATTCCTCGGCCTGGATGACGTTGATTTCAGCGGCGCGGGTCATCAGTTGCACTTNGGCTAAGCCAACCTTGGCGATGGCATCGGAGGGCATTTCTGCCAGTGCCTTCTCGTAGCTCGCCTTCGCCAACACCAAATCGCCGGCATCGATAGCGTCGATGGCGGCTTGNNGTAACGGCGGCAGCGGCGGCTCCTGTGCTGTCGCCTCAGGGTCCGGGGCACCACCCAACGTGCCTGTGACACCGTTGCTGGCTGCAACCTTGAGCAGTTCCGTAAAGAACTCCTGCACTTGCGCCTCGGGCAGCTCTCCTTCAAACATGGGAACGGGCTGTCCGTTGATCAACGCTATGACGGTGGGCACAGCCGTGACCCCAAACGCTTGGGCGATTTGCGGGCTCGTATCCACATCTACCCGGCCTAGTGCGAGCTTTCCGCCATGATCATTGATGAGCTTCTCAAGCACGGCGTTGACCTGGGCCGACTGCTGTGAGCGCCCCGATCCCAGCGACACCACCACGGGCACCTTCTGAGAGAGCTGGACGAACTCTTGGAAGCTTTTCTCGTTGACATCAACAGCATAGGGCGATCCGGCCGACGGGGCGCCCGGCTGGGCCGCTGCGGCCCGGTTCTTCAATGCTGAAAGGTCGACGGCGCCACGAAGGTTGATCCCGGGGCNTGCGTTGGGTTGCATGGGGCTATTTTGACTCATGAACACACTCTAACTGTGCCAGCCCGCGACGTTTCGACTTCTCGCCGCGGGTGAAATTATGTGGAATGGATTTTGATTGGATCGTGGCTAGACGGCGCTTTCAAAAAGCGTGCAGAACGCTATTTAAAGGTTCCACCCACAAGGTTGCGGGTCGCCGAAAGGATGGTGATCTTGCCATCGCCCTTTGCCGNGGNGATATACATGACAACCGGCTCGGCATAGTTCAGCGTGAAGCCCGTGTTGGTTTCCTTCCCACCGGTGAAAACAGCGGCATCGTCACCCACTGTCAAGGTGGCATCTGCCTTGCTGGTTGCGTCAATGCCAAAGGCGTAACCAACTACAACCATGGCGCCGCCATCGGCAGTACGCATGGAAACGGCTGATTCCAGATCACCCTTGTGGCTGAACACGTAGCTTGCATCTTTCGCATCTGCGGCTACCTNTTTCTGCAGGTCTAACACATTGGAGGTGTAAACACTGTCCTTGAAGGAATCTTTGAATTTGCTGTCCGCCTTAGTCAGAAGGTCACTTAAGCCGGAAATGGCAGCGTCAGGGCTCATCAATAGATCGGTGGATGAGTCAAGGGCCAATTCCTTGGTGCCTTCCTTATCCACTGTGGGGAACGTCTGGCCAGGTAACAGCGGCGTGGCCTTGATCAGCTTGTAGTTCTCCCGAGGGCTGTTCTGCACCAACGTCAGTATCTGGGGCAGTTCATTGTTCTCACCCTGAGTCACAAACATTGCGGACCTGGGCCAGCTAGCTGTTGTGGTGACTACTTTGGCCAACAGCTTGGTGGCGTTGACTGGTTCAATAGCAGCCTGGCCTTCAACTGTGGCACGGATCTTGTAGTTGGCAGTACGTGTTTCCAACGCCATGCCAGCCACACGCGATTCCAACTCCGTGGCATTCTTGGAGTTATCACCGGAAGCAACAACTGTGGCCACGGCTGTGGCAATGTGCTGGACTTGACTATCCAGCAGGTTCGGGAAACCAGCTGTAGCAATTTCGGTTGGAGGCGTGGTCGCTTCAGTACNCGGTGGTTGCGGGGCTACAGCACTGGCACTGGGTGAAGGCGCCGGTGTGCTGGAATCATCGGCGATGGCCGGCCCCACACTTCCAGCAACCAAAACAACTGCCAGTGCGCCACCCCAACGAGCGGTCAACTTCATGCTCTTCTTTACCTTTGCCACGGTAACAATGGCGGAGGAAGAAGCCACGGCAGTCGGTGTGGCGGCGCTGAGTTCAGATTTCCCATCTTTTTCTCAGCTTCCNNTTTGTGAAGCATCCTTAGCCGGATTTTTCTTCCAGCCCAGCTTCCTGCCTGAGTTAGGCTTTCCACCGCGCGTGCCCGCAGTGGAATCGTCGCCATCATTGTCCTGGCCTGACTTATCCTGGCCGGATTTGGAATCAGTTTCGGGCGAGTCCTTACTTGCCCCGGGTGTGCCAGCTTTGCCATCAGCGTCCTTAGACGAACTGGTTGTGGCATCGCTACCTGCACTGACCGGGATATCTCCACTGCTTGCGTCCTTGCCTACGGGAGTAACTTTGCCTGCGGGAGTAACTTTGCCTGCGGGAGTAACTTTGCCTGCGGCAGCATCCGGTCCCTCACTCTGCTTTCCTGCACCACTCAAAGACGTGGGCAGTGCGGCAGTCGCGTCACCTGCGGACGCTGCCTTCGCTCCGGCACCATCTGTACCGCCAGCGCCGTCGGACTTCTGCTTGTGATCAGGCTTTCCCAAGCCGAGGGTTCCGGAGGCCTTAGCATCTGCACGTTTCACATCGGCGATGGTGGAGTGGCCGGATGCGGCAGCTGCCTTGGCGCTTTCACGGGCGGCCACAATCTTCTCAACCTCAAGGGCGCCGGTGGCGGNGTCTGCTGGCACACGGCCCGCGGCACGGCGGCCGGCAACCGCTTCAGCATTCTGGGGTTTACGCGGAGCCATAAAGAACAGCAGTGCAGCCATGGCCAGCAGTGCCGACCCAATGATCATCAGCGGCACGGCCCAGGGTGTTCCGGCTTTGTTATCCACTGTCATTGAAATATTGCTGGNGGCAGNGGCTGTGCCATCAGACGAGAGTAGCAGGGCCCAGTCACCGTGGCCGGNGGCCTGCCATGTGTAGCTGAGCTCGCCAGTACCTTNTTCTTCGCTCACCCACATGTCCGATCCGCTCGGGTTCGGTACTTNTTCAACACCAGCCTTGCTCGCGGCGTTGAGGGCGGTGAAGTCATCATTAGCGCCGCCAACGCTGGTGTAGGCGGCGTCGCCCATCCAACCAAAGACGTCATCTACCCTGCCCACGGCCAACTGAATGGGACCGTCGTTCTTAATGGTCAGCGTAAACTTGCCGTCCTGGGTCTTGAGCAGGTCCGGGCCAAGGACTGTCANGGGCGCTGCCTTCACGTCCGGGGACAGCGCAGCGGTGAGCGTGGCAGGTGGCAGCCAGATAGTGCGCTGGCCAATGCCTGTGCCCAACACCAAGAGGCCCAAAACGGCCAGGACAATTGCAATTTTTAAACGCAAGAAA from Arthrobacter polaris encodes:
- a CDS encoding tetratricopeptide repeat protein, yielding MQPNAXPGINLRGAVDLSALKNRAAAAQPGAPSAGSPYAVDVNEKSFQEFVQLSQKVPVVVSLGSGRSQQSAQVNAVLEKLINDHGGKLALGRVDVDTSPQIAQAFGVTAVPTVIALINGQPVPMFEGELPEAQVQEFFTELLKVAASNGVTGTLGGAPDPEATAQEPPLPPLXQAAIDAIDAGDLVLAKASYEKALAEMPSDAIAKVGLAXVQLMTRAAEINVIQAEEFRTRAAGDRDDLDAALAVADLDITGGHVEDALARLVKYIGTHFGPERDTVRLRLLELYDVVGVSDPRVSXSRQALARALSKRLIEVPAPELQPAPAFHWC